The following are encoded together in the Pristis pectinata isolate sPriPec2 chromosome 31, sPriPec2.1.pri, whole genome shotgun sequence genome:
- the LOC127584974 gene encoding immediate early response gene 2 protein-like yields MDMKAEAQRVMAVALGKMYSCRLQRGGARLHRSLLLSLVLRGAQDVYLGLRAARQPGREEPAATGMEVESGVRGSDPAPAAESPAQGIELMDCSAQPLASAESPAQSIEAAGRLDSAECIESGGVSGQCIQSGECNQPGTPGQDNVAEPAPPEGQEVPEHQQLVPRTDRGRKRRKGCPEPEGLPSKRARLEEEEEEGEETTPSTHILASSHGTGLQVKVKEQPVPQGQMWRDRVLGEHLSMWVRPIVAY; encoded by the coding sequence ATGGATATGAAAGCGGAGGCTCAGCGAGTTATGGCCGTGGCGCTGGGCAAGATGTACAGCTGTCGGCTGCAAAGGGGCGGCGCTCGCCTCCACCGGAGCCTGCTCCTGTCCCTGGTGCTCCGGGGAGCCCAGGATGTCTACCTCGGCCTGAGAGCCGCCCGGCAGCCGGGGAGGGAGGAGCCGGCCGCTACCGGAATGGAAGTGGAGAGTGGGGTCCGAGGATCCGACCCGGCCCCGGCGGCGGAAAGTCCGGCGCAAGGTATCGAGTTGATGGACTGTTCGGCGCAACCCCTCGCTTCCGCGGAAAGTCCGGCGCAAAGTATCGAAGCGGCTGGGCGCCTTGACTCGGCGGAATGTATCGAATCGGGGGGAGTTTCGGGGCAATGTATCCAGTCAGGAGAGTGTAACCAACCCGGGACACCCGGACAGGACAATGTGGCTGAGCCGGCTCCCCCAGAGGGTCAGGAAGTGCCCGAACACCAGCAACTTGTTCCCCGGACGGACAGGGGCAGGAAGCGGAGGAAAGGCTGTCCTGAGCCCGAGGGACTACCGAGCAAGCGGGCtcggctggaggaggaggaggaggagggggaggagacaaCCCCTTCGACCCACATCCTGGCTTCCAGCCACGGGACGGGACTACAGGTCAAAGTCAAAGAGCAGCCGGTGCCCCAGGGACAGATGTGGCGAGACAGAGTGTTGGGCGAGCACTTATCCATGTGGGTCAGGCCCATTGTGGCTTATTGA